The sequence TTAAAAAGCTAGTGTTTTTTATACTGTTTATATGTAATTAACACCAAAGAATATCTTAACATAATCAAAAAAAATAGGCAAACTTAAGCTTGCCTATCTATTAGATCTCTTCATTTGTATTTCCAGTGAATAATATTGGTTTAGCAGGAGATACAGTGGTAATTGCGTGCTTGTAAATAAGCATTTGTTTTCCCTCTGAGTCTAAAACAACTGTAAAGCTATCAAAGCCTTTAACATTACCTCTAATTTGAACCCCATTAACTAAATATATTATGACAGGAATTTTGTTTTTTCTAGCACCATTTAAAAATATATCTTGTAAATTATTTGTTGATTTATTCACTTCAATACCCTCCTACTTTTATATATGGTTCTATTATACATCTAAGAGTTTTTAATGTCATCCATTATTTTCACTATTATTTCTTCTTCTGAAGAATATTTATCTTTGTCAATGAATTCAGCTCTTGGATCTTTTCTAAACCAAGTTAATTGTCTCTTTGCATAGTTTCTGCTACCTTGTTTTATCATATCTATAGCTGTTTCTAAAGAGATTTTACCATCAAGGTAATATAAGATTTCCTTATAGCCTATTCCCTTCATAGATTGCATTTCTGCATTACAACCCATAGATTGCAATTCTTTAACTTCATCTATAAGACCTTTATTCATCATTATATCTACACGCATATTAATTCTATTGTATAATTTTTCTCTATCCATGTTTAAAACATAATAATGTACATCATACTCTGTGGAATAATATTGGTCACCAGAAGCAAAGGATGAAAATGGCTTTCCGGTTATCTTATACACTTCTAAGGCTCTGATTACTCTCTTTTTATTGTTATAGTGGATGTTTGCATAACTTATAGGATCAACTTCCTTAAGCATTTCATGAAGGTACTCGCCACCCTTTTCTTCAGCTAAATTCTCTAGGTAGCTTCTGTATTCTTCATCCTTTTCACTTTCAGTAAAATTCATATTGCAGATAATTGAATTTATATAAAGTCCAGTTCCACCTGCAATAATAGGAAGCTTTCCTCTCTTACAGATATCATCTATTATTTCTGTAACTTGGCTTTTATATTCAGCCACTGAAAATTCATTTTCAGGTGATACTATATCTATCATGTAATGAGGAACACCTTGCATCTCCTCTTTAGAAACCTTAGCAGAACCAATGTCCATATATTTATATATTTGCATTGAGTCACAGGAAATTATCTCTCCATTAAGCCTTTTTGCAAGTTCAATAGATATATCTGTTTTCCCAACAGCTGTTGGCCCTGCTATTATTAATAATTTTTTCTTCATCTTAATCACCTTACTTATACTATTCTCTTAAATCTTCTTTCTATATCAGTTAATGTAAACTTTATAATGGTAGGTCTTCCATGTGGACAATGGAAAGGATCATCTAAATATTTTAATTTTTCAAGTAAAGCTTCCATTTCTGATTTATTAAGCTCATCATTTGCCTTAACTGCAGACTTACAAGCCATTGTTGCAATCCTATTATATTTTACCTCTACAGTTTTTCCTGAACCTAACTGTCTAAGGTTATCTATTATATCTAAAAGAAGTCTCTTTGAAGATAAGCGTCCTAGAAAATATGGCACTTCTTTAATTGTAACAGTATTATCTCCAAATTCCTCTACAGTGAAACCTGCGTTAGTAAATACTTCTTTGTTTTCTTCATAAATTGCAAAATCATCTAAGGTAAGTTCAATAACTTCAGGAATAAGAAGAGTTTGAACAATTATTTCTCCATTTAGAATGTTATTATAATACTTCTCAAACATAACCTTTTCGTGAGCTGCATGCTGATCTATTAAAAATAAATTGTTATCCCACTCTGCCAGAATGTAAGTTTTATTATATTGGCCGATCACCTTAAAATCTGGTAGCTTAGCTTGAGGTTTTATAGGATTTTGCTTTAAAAGTTCCTCTTTAGCATTATCTAAGCCAGTATTTTGTGCACATTCTCCGGTGGTGTTAATAGTATCAGTTTGTTTGTTTTCAGTGTACTGTGCATCCACTTCAGTTTTTTGAAGAGTTTCTTCATTAGTATTTTGAAGAGTCTGTTTATTTGCTTCAGTTCTATATGGAGAATCTTTAACTTCAAAAC comes from Clostridium sp. TW13 and encodes:
- the hfq gene encoding RNA chaperone Hfq translates to MNKSTNNLQDIFLNGARKNKIPVIIYLVNGVQIRGNVKGFDSFTVVLDSEGKQMLIYKHAITTVSPAKPILFTGNTNEEI
- the miaA gene encoding tRNA (adenosine(37)-N6)-dimethylallyltransferase MiaA, giving the protein MKKKLLIIAGPTAVGKTDISIELAKRLNGEIISCDSMQIYKYMDIGSAKVSKEEMQGVPHYMIDIVSPENEFSVAEYKSQVTEIIDDICKRGKLPIIAGGTGLYINSIICNMNFTESEKDEEYRSYLENLAEEKGGEYLHEMLKEVDPISYANIHYNNKKRVIRALEVYKITGKPFSSFASGDQYYSTEYDVHYYVLNMDREKLYNRINMRVDIMMNKGLIDEVKELQSMGCNAEMQSMKGIGYKEILYYLDGKISLETAIDMIKQGSRNYAKRQLTWFRKDPRAEFIDKDKYSSEEEIIVKIMDDIKNS